In Streptomyces nodosus, one DNA window encodes the following:
- a CDS encoding LCP family protein translates to MPAESTPGAGIAHQATTTGPRRRGRGRRRKPRSRRHTALLVTAWTAAGVLVLGGTGAGYLYFKLNGNIRSVDINHMLGTHRPGKSADGSENILVLGSDSRSGGNRKLGGGTDDGTARSDTAMIVHLRKGHKQADVVSLPRDTLVDRPECTDAQGTVHPAAGSAMFNSAYSTGGAACAVKTVESLTGVRMDHYVEVDFSGFKRLIDGLDGVRVTTTEDIRDPESHLDLKAGTHTLDGTQALGLVRTRHGVGDGSDLGRIQLQQAFIKALADRVGHIGVLTNPAKLFGLADTATKAVTTDSDLASVKKLASFANGLKGISASHMNMVTMPVRYDPADPNRVLPQQDKDQQVWDALKNDRPIPASATEGAAVGRADGVVTSP, encoded by the coding sequence ATGCCTGCCGAGAGCACGCCGGGCGCCGGAATAGCCCACCAGGCCACGACGACCGGCCCGCGCCGCCGGGGCCGCGGCCGCCGCCGCAAGCCCCGGAGCAGGCGACACACGGCCCTCCTGGTCACGGCCTGGACCGCCGCGGGCGTCCTGGTCCTCGGCGGCACCGGCGCCGGATATCTGTACTTCAAGCTCAACGGCAACATCAGAAGCGTCGACATCAATCACATGCTCGGCACCCACCGGCCCGGAAAATCCGCCGACGGCTCCGAGAACATCCTGGTCCTGGGCTCGGACAGCCGCTCGGGCGGCAACAGGAAGCTGGGCGGCGGCACCGACGACGGCACCGCCCGCTCCGACACCGCGATGATCGTGCACCTCCGCAAGGGCCACAAGCAGGCCGATGTGGTCTCGCTGCCCCGGGACACCCTCGTCGACCGGCCCGAGTGCACCGACGCCCAGGGCACCGTGCACCCGGCCGCCGGCTCGGCGATGTTCAACTCCGCGTACTCCACCGGTGGCGCCGCCTGCGCGGTGAAGACCGTCGAGTCACTCACCGGTGTCCGTATGGACCACTACGTCGAGGTCGACTTCTCCGGCTTCAAGAGACTGATCGACGGGCTCGACGGCGTGCGGGTGACGACCACCGAGGACATCAGGGACCCGGAGAGCCACCTCGATCTGAAGGCCGGCACCCACACCCTCGACGGCACCCAGGCGCTCGGCCTGGTCCGCACCCGGCACGGCGTCGGCGACGGCTCCGACCTCGGCCGCATCCAGCTCCAGCAGGCCTTCATCAAGGCCCTGGCCGACCGGGTCGGGCACATCGGCGTCCTGACCAACCCGGCCAAGCTCTTCGGTCTCGCCGACACCGCGACCAAGGCCGTCACCACCGACTCCGACCTGGCCTCCGTCAAGAAACTGGCGTCCTTCGCCAACGGTCTCAAGGGCATCAGTGCGTCCCATATGAACATGGTGACGATGCCGGTCCGGTACGACCCGGCCGATCCCAACCGTGTCCTCCCGCAGCAGGACAAGGACCAGCAGGTGTGGGACGCCCTGAAGAACGACAGACCCATCCCGGCGAGCGCCACCGAGGGGGCGGCCGTCGGCAGGGCCGACGGGGTCGTGACCTCGCCGTAG
- the rho gene encoding transcription termination factor Rho, giving the protein MSDTTDLMGARVEETAAAPATDASAPATGAGSRRRRGTGLEGMVLAELQQVASGLGIRGTARMRKSQLIEVIKEAQAGGGAPAKAETATETKPKRRATSRTRTDGAATADSKADKASVKAATALDEQAAAPQSEAAQQIDIPGQGAGDDAPAERRRRRATAEAGSPETVTADAKSEPKAETTAQQAQGEARGDADGDGRRRDRRERGRDRRNKGDEQQGQGGQRQQQGQQQGGGRQDRQDRRAEEDGDDFDGGRRGRRGRYRDRRGRRGRDDVAEPQLAEDDVLIPVAGILDILDNYAFIRTSGYLPGPNDVYVSLAQVRKNGLRKGDHITGAVRQPKEGERREKFNALVRLDSVNGMAPEHGRGRPEFNKLTPLYPQDRLRLETDPGVLTTRIIDLVSPIGKGQRGLIVAPPKTGKTMIMQAIANAITHNNPECHLMVVLVDERPEEVTDMQRSVKGEVISSTFDRPAEDHTTVAELAIERAKRLVELGHDVVVLLDSITRLGRAYNLAAPASGRILSGGVDSTALYPPKRFFGAARNIEDGGSLTILATALVDTGSRMDEVIFEEFKGTGNMELKLDRKLADKRIFPAVDVDASGTRKEEILLGAEELGIVWKLRRVLHALDQQQAIELLLDKMKQTKSNVEFLMQIQKTTPAPNGD; this is encoded by the coding sequence GTGAGCGACACCACCGATCTGATGGGCGCACGTGTCGAGGAGACCGCTGCCGCGCCCGCCACGGACGCCTCCGCGCCTGCCACCGGTGCCGGCTCCCGGCGGCGCCGTGGTACCGGCCTCGAGGGCATGGTGCTGGCCGAGCTGCAGCAGGTCGCATCCGGCCTCGGCATCAGGGGCACGGCGCGCATGCGCAAGAGCCAGCTGATCGAGGTCATCAAGGAGGCGCAGGCGGGGGGTGGTGCCCCGGCCAAGGCCGAGACCGCCACCGAGACCAAGCCCAAGCGCCGCGCCACCTCCAGGACCCGCACCGACGGGGCCGCCACGGCCGACTCCAAGGCCGACAAGGCGTCCGTCAAGGCCGCGACCGCGCTCGACGAGCAGGCCGCCGCCCCGCAGTCCGAGGCCGCGCAGCAGATCGACATCCCCGGCCAGGGAGCCGGTGACGACGCCCCGGCCGAGCGCCGTCGGCGCCGTGCCACCGCCGAGGCCGGCAGCCCCGAGACGGTCACCGCCGACGCGAAGAGCGAGCCGAAGGCCGAGACGACGGCCCAGCAGGCGCAGGGCGAGGCCAGGGGCGACGCCGACGGTGACGGCCGTCGCCGCGACCGCCGTGAGCGTGGCCGTGACCGCCGTAACAAGGGCGACGAGCAGCAGGGCCAGGGCGGCCAGCGTCAGCAGCAGGGCCAGCAGCAGGGCGGGGGCCGGCAGGACCGCCAGGACCGCCGGGCCGAGGAGGACGGGGATGACTTCGACGGCGGCCGCCGGGGCCGTCGCGGCCGTTACCGGGACCGTCGGGGCCGTCGTGGCCGTGACGACGTCGCCGAGCCGCAGCTGGCCGAGGACGACGTCCTGATCCCCGTCGCGGGCATCCTCGACATCCTCGACAACTACGCCTTCATCCGCACCTCGGGCTATCTGCCGGGCCCGAACGACGTGTATGTCTCCCTCGCCCAGGTCCGCAAGAACGGTCTGCGCAAGGGCGACCACATCACCGGTGCGGTCCGTCAGCCGAAGGAGGGCGAGCGCCGCGAGAAGTTCAACGCCCTCGTCCGCCTGGACTCCGTCAACGGCATGGCCCCCGAACACGGCCGCGGCCGCCCGGAGTTCAACAAGCTGACCCCGCTCTACCCGCAGGACCGCCTCCGTCTGGAGACGGACCCGGGCGTGCTGACCACCCGCATCATCGACCTGGTGTCGCCGATCGGTAAGGGTCAGCGCGGTCTGATCGTGGCCCCGCCGAAGACCGGCAAGACCATGATCATGCAGGCGATCGCCAACGCGATCACCCACAACAACCCCGAGTGCCACCTGATGGTCGTCCTGGTCGACGAGCGTCCGGAAGAGGTCACCGACATGCAGCGGTCGGTCAAGGGCGAGGTCATCTCCTCGACCTTCGACCGTCCGGCCGAGGACCACACCACGGTCGCCGAGCTCGCCATCGAGCGGGCCAAGCGGCTGGTGGAGCTGGGCCACGACGTCGTCGTCCTGCTCGACTCGATCACCCGTCTGGGTCGTGCGTACAACCTCGCCGCCCCGGCCTCCGGCCGCATCCTGTCCGGTGGTGTCGACTCCACGGCGCTGTACCCGCCGAAGCGCTTCTTCGGTGCCGCGCGCAACATCGAGGACGGCGGCTCGCTGACGATCCTCGCCACCGCGCTGGTCGACACCGGTTCGCGCATGGACGAGGTGATCTTCGAGGAGTTCAAGGGCACCGGCAACATGGAGCTCAAGCTCGACCGGAAGCTCGCCGACAAGCGCATCTTCCCGGCGGTGGACGTGGACGCCTCCGGTACGCGTAAGGAAGAGATCCTGCTCGGTGCGGAGGAGCTCGGCATCGTCTGGAAGCTGCGGCGGGTGCTGCATGCGCTGGATCAGCAGCAGGCGATCGAGCTGCTGCTCGACAAGATGAAGCAGACGAAGTCGAACGTCGAGTTCCTGATGCAGATCCAGAAGACGACGCCGGCGCCGAACGGCGACTGA
- the prmC gene encoding peptide chain release factor N(5)-glutamine methyltransferase, with product MLLAEVAQATQRLADAGVPSPRNDAEELAAFVHGVKRGELHSVKDADFDARYWEVVARREAREPLQHITGRAYFRYLELQVGPGVFVPRPETESVVGWAIDAVRAMDVVEPLIVDLCTGSGAIALALAQEVPRSRVHAVELSEDALSWTRRNMEGSRVDLRQGDARTAFPDLDGQVDLVISNPPYIPLTEWEYVAPEARDHDPEMALFSGEDGLDLIRGLERTAHRLLRPGGVVVIEHADTQGGLVPWIFTEERGWADAADHPDLNNRPRFATARRALP from the coding sequence GTGCTGCTGGCGGAGGTGGCCCAGGCCACCCAGCGGCTGGCCGACGCCGGCGTGCCCTCCCCGCGCAACGACGCGGAGGAACTCGCCGCGTTCGTGCACGGCGTCAAGCGGGGCGAGCTGCACTCCGTGAAGGATGCGGACTTCGACGCCCGCTACTGGGAGGTCGTCGCCCGCCGCGAGGCCCGCGAACCGCTCCAGCACATCACCGGACGCGCCTACTTCCGCTATCTGGAACTCCAGGTCGGTCCCGGGGTGTTCGTGCCCCGGCCGGAGACCGAGTCGGTCGTCGGCTGGGCCATAGACGCGGTGCGCGCCATGGACGTCGTCGAGCCGCTGATCGTGGATCTGTGCACCGGCTCGGGCGCCATCGCGCTCGCCCTGGCCCAGGAGGTGCCGCGGTCCCGTGTGCACGCCGTGGAGCTGTCCGAGGACGCCCTGTCGTGGACCCGCAGGAACATGGAGGGGTCCAGGGTCGACCTGCGTCAGGGAGACGCCCGTACGGCCTTCCCCGACCTCGACGGACAGGTCGACCTGGTGATCTCCAACCCGCCGTACATCCCGCTCACCGAATGGGAGTACGTCGCCCCGGAGGCCCGGGACCACGACCCGGAGATGGCCCTGTTCTCCGGGGAGGACGGCCTGGACCTCATCCGCGGCCTGGAGCGCACCGCGCACCGGCTGCTGCGCCCCGGCGGTGTCGTCGTGATCGAGCACGCCGACACCCAGGGCGGACTGGTGCCGTGGATCTTCACCGAGGAGCGGGGCTGGGCCGACGCGGCCGACCACCCCGACCTCAACAACCGCCCCCGCTTCGCGACCGCCCGCAGGGCGCTGCCGTGA
- the thrB gene encoding homoserine kinase has protein sequence MAGPAFRAAAVRVRVPATSANLGPGFDALGLALGLYDDVVVRVADSGLHIDIAGEGGGTLPRDESHLLVRSLRAAFDVLGGQPRGLEIVCANRIPHGRGLGSSSAAICAGIVAARAVTIGGDSRLDDAALLELATEIEGHPDNVAACLLGGFTLSWLDRGVARAIRMDPVDSIVPVVFVPGKPVLTETARGLLPRTVPHVDAAANAGRAALLVEALTRRPELLLPATEDRLHQEYRAPAMPESAALVERLRADGIPAVISGAGPTVLALADGASADKVADLAGEGWAANRLELDSRGASVLPLAS, from the coding sequence ATGGCCGGTCCAGCGTTCCGTGCCGCCGCCGTCCGGGTGCGCGTCCCCGCCACCAGCGCCAATCTCGGTCCGGGCTTCGACGCCCTGGGTCTCGCGCTGGGGCTCTACGACGACGTGGTCGTCCGGGTGGCCGACTCCGGGCTGCACATCGACATCGCGGGTGAAGGCGGCGGGACGCTCCCTCGTGACGAGAGCCATCTCCTCGTACGCTCCCTGCGGGCCGCCTTCGACGTCCTGGGCGGGCAGCCGCGCGGCCTGGAGATCGTCTGCGCCAACCGCATCCCGCACGGCCGTGGCCTCGGCTCCTCCTCCGCCGCCATCTGCGCGGGCATCGTCGCCGCCCGCGCCGTGACCATAGGCGGCGACAGCCGGCTCGACGACGCCGCGCTGCTGGAGCTCGCCACCGAGATCGAGGGTCACCCCGACAATGTCGCGGCCTGCCTGCTCGGCGGTTTCACCCTCTCCTGGCTGGACCGCGGTGTCGCCCGTGCGATCCGCATGGACCCCGTCGATTCCATCGTTCCGGTGGTTTTCGTGCCGGGGAAGCCGGTGCTCACCGAGACCGCGCGTGGACTGCTGCCGCGCACCGTGCCGCATGTCGACGCCGCTGCCAACGCCGGTCGCGCCGCGCTGCTCGTCGAGGCGCTGACCAGGCGTCCCGAACTGCTGCTGCCCGCCACCGAGGACCGTCTCCACCAGGAGTACCGCGCCCCGGCCATGCCGGAGAGCGCGGCGCTGGTCGAGCGGCTGCGGGCCGACGGGATCCCCGCGGTGATCTCCGGCGCGGGACCCACCGTCCTGGCGCTGGCCGACGGCGCGAGCGCGGACAAAGTAGCCGACCTGGCGGGCGAGGGCTGGGCCGCCAACCGTCTGGAACTCGACAGCCGGGGAGCGAGCGTGCTGCCGCTTGCGTCCTGA
- a CDS encoding L-threonylcarbamoyladenylate synthase: protein MARRYDTNDATDRVTGLREAASAVRRGELVVLPTDTVYGIGADAFSSEAVADLLHAKGRGRSMPTPVLIGSPNTLHGLVTDFSEMAWELVDAFWPGALTLIAKHQPSLQWDLGDTRGTVAVRMPLHPVAIELLTEVGPMGVSSANLTGHPAPENCDAAQDMLGDSVSVYLDGGPTPGNVPSSIVDVTGKVPVLLRQGAVSAEELRKVVPDLEVAN from the coding sequence ATGGCACGGCGATACGACACCAACGACGCGACCGACCGCGTGACCGGTCTGCGTGAAGCCGCTTCCGCCGTCCGCCGTGGCGAACTCGTGGTGCTGCCGACCGACACCGTCTACGGCATCGGCGCCGACGCTTTCTCCTCGGAGGCCGTGGCCGATCTGCTCCACGCCAAGGGCCGGGGCCGCAGCATGCCCACGCCCGTCCTCATCGGCTCCCCGAACACGCTGCACGGGCTCGTCACGGACTTCTCCGAGATGGCCTGGGAACTGGTCGACGCGTTCTGGCCCGGCGCCCTCACCCTCATCGCCAAGCACCAGCCCTCCCTCCAGTGGGACCTGGGGGACACCCGGGGCACGGTGGCCGTGCGCATGCCGCTGCACCCGGTCGCCATCGAACTGCTGACGGAGGTCGGCCCGATGGGGGTTTCCTCCGCCAATCTGACCGGCCACCCGGCGCCGGAGAACTGCGACGCCGCGCAGGACATGCTCGGCGACTCGGTCTCCGTCTATCTGGACGGCGGTCCGACCCCCGGGAACGTCCCGTCGTCGATCGTCGACGTCACGGGCAAGGTGCCGGTCCTGCTGCGTCAGGGAGCGGTGTCGGCCGAGGAGCTGCGCAAGGTCGTACCCGACCTTGAGGTGGCGAATTGA
- a CDS encoding arsenate reductase/protein-tyrosine-phosphatase family protein, whose translation MRGIGSGEETGTFGLPRDSFRILHVSTGNVCRSPITERLTRHALADRLGDPLWGGLIVESAGTWGHEGAPMEANAETVLADFGADASGFVGRELLDEHVIRADLVLTATRDHRGQVISMGHSAGLRTFTLKEFTRLVRAIDPATLPPLEDGAVARARALVRAAAALRGWLLAPTAEADEVYDPYGAPLPFFRSIGDEIQQALDPVVTALTGVPARM comes from the coding sequence ATGCGTGGCATAGGCAGCGGGGAGGAGACGGGGACCTTCGGGCTGCCCCGTGACTCGTTCCGCATCCTGCACGTCAGCACCGGCAATGTGTGCCGCTCGCCGATCACCGAGCGGCTGACCCGCCATGCCCTGGCGGACCGGCTCGGAGACCCCCTGTGGGGCGGCCTGATCGTGGAGAGCGCGGGCACCTGGGGCCATGAGGGCGCGCCCATGGAGGCGAACGCCGAGACGGTCCTCGCGGACTTCGGGGCGGACGCCTCCGGGTTCGTCGGACGGGAACTCCTGGACGAGCATGTGATCCGTGCCGATCTGGTGCTGACGGCGACGCGTGACCATCGGGGGCAGGTCATCTCCATGGGGCACTCGGCGGGGCTGCGGACCTTCACGCTGAAGGAGTTCACGCGGCTCGTGCGGGCCATAGACCCCGCCACGCTGCCTCCTCTGGAGGACGGGGCGGTGGCCCGGGCCCGGGCGCTGGTCCGGGCGGCGGCGGCGCTGCGGGGGTGGCTGCTGGCGCCCACGGCGGAGGCGGACGAGGTGTATGACCCGTACGGGGCGCCGTTGCCGTTCTTCCGGTCCATCGGGGATGAGATTCAGCAGGCGCTGGATCCGGTGGTGACGGCGCTTACGGGTGTGCCGGCGCGGATGTAG
- the prfA gene encoding peptide chain release factor 1, translating into MFEAVEELVGEHADLEKKLADPSVHADQANARKLNKRYAELTPIVAAYRSWKQTGDDIGTARELAADDPDFAVEVKDLERQREELTEKLRFLLIPRDPNDDKDVILEVKAGAGGDESALFAGDLLRMYLRYAERVGWKTEIIDSTESELGGYKDVQVAVKTRGQGEPGQGVWARLKYEGGVHRVQRVPATESQGRIHTSAAGVLVTPEAEEVDIEINPNDLRIDVYRSSGPGGQSVNTTDSAVRITHVPTGVVASCQNEKSQLQNKQQALRILRSRLLAMAQEEAEREAADARRSQVRTVDRSEKIRTYNFPENRISDHRVGFKSYNLDQVLDGDLDAVIQACVDADSAAKLAAA; encoded by the coding sequence ATGTTCGAGGCGGTCGAGGAACTGGTCGGTGAACACGCCGATCTGGAGAAGAAGCTCGCGGATCCGTCGGTGCACGCCGACCAGGCGAACGCGCGCAAGCTGAACAAGCGCTATGCCGAGCTGACCCCGATCGTGGCCGCCTACCGCTCTTGGAAGCAGACCGGCGACGACATCGGCACCGCGCGTGAACTGGCCGCCGACGACCCGGACTTCGCCGTCGAGGTCAAGGATCTGGAGAGGCAGCGCGAGGAACTGACGGAGAAGCTCCGCTTCCTGCTGATCCCGCGCGACCCCAACGACGACAAGGACGTCATCCTCGAGGTCAAGGCGGGCGCGGGCGGCGACGAGTCCGCCCTGTTCGCTGGCGATCTGCTGCGCATGTATCTGCGCTATGCCGAGCGCGTCGGCTGGAAGACCGAGATCATCGACTCCACCGAGTCCGAGCTCGGCGGCTACAAGGACGTCCAGGTCGCCGTGAAGACCCGCGGCCAGGGCGAGCCCGGCCAGGGCGTATGGGCCCGGCTGAAGTACGAGGGCGGGGTGCACCGGGTGCAGCGTGTGCCCGCCACCGAGTCCCAGGGCCGCATCCACACCTCCGCGGCCGGTGTGCTGGTCACCCCGGAGGCGGAGGAGGTCGACATCGAGATCAACCCCAACGATCTGCGCATCGACGTCTACCGCTCCTCGGGACCCGGCGGCCAGTCCGTCAACACCACCGACTCCGCGGTGCGCATCACCCATGTCCCGACCGGAGTCGTCGCCTCCTGCCAGAACGAGAAGAGTCAGCTGCAGAACAAGCAGCAGGCACTGCGTATCCTGCGCTCCAGGCTGCTCGCCATGGCGCAGGAGGAGGCGGAGAGGGAGGCCGCCGACGCCCGCCGCAGCCAGGTCCGCACCGTCGACCGCTCCGAGAAGATCCGTACCTACAACTTCCCGGAGAACCGCATCTCGGACCACCGCGTCGGCTTCAAGTCGTACAACCTGGACCAGGTCCTGGACGGCGACCTCGACGCGGTGATCCAGGCCTGCGTCGACGCGGACTCGGCCGCCAAGCTCGCCGCCGCGTAA
- the rpmE gene encoding 50S ribosomal protein L31: protein MKRDIHPAYVETQVSCTCGASFTTRSTIESGTVRAEVCSECHPFYTGKQKILDTGGRVARFEARFGKAAAAKK, encoded by the coding sequence TTGAAGCGCGACATCCACCCCGCGTACGTCGAGACGCAGGTCAGCTGCACCTGCGGCGCGTCGTTCACCACTCGCAGCACCATCGAGTCCGGCACCGTCCGGGCCGAGGTCTGCTCCGAGTGCCACCCGTTCTACACGGGCAAGCAGAAGATCCTCGACACCGGTGGCCGTGTGGCCCGCTTCGAGGCCCGCTTCGGCAAGGCTGCCGCTGCCAAGAAGTAG
- a CDS encoding MraY family glycosyltransferase — protein sequence MREYLLTLCVTAAVTYLLTGPVRKFAIVAGAMPEIRARDVHREPTPRLGGIAMFFGLCAGLLVADHLKNLNEVFARSNEPRALLSGAALIWLIGVLDDKFEIDALIKLGGQMIAAGVMVMQGLTILWLPVPGIGTVSLTQGQSTLLTVALVVVTINAVNFVDGLDGLAAGMVCIAAAAFFMYAYRIWYGYGLEPAAPATLFAAVLMGMCLGFLPHNMHPARIFMGDSGSMLIGLVLAAGAISITGQLDPDSLNLFYGSERATVHQTVPVYIPLLLPLTIIAVPAADLVLAIVRRTWRGQSPFAADRGHLHHRLLEIGHSHSRAVLIMYFWSALIAFGALAYSVNSASLWIVLGIVVLSAVGLILLLLPRFTPRAPRWAEAFVPPRYRRRAVIEPVPAAVAAEEDRPEPGEEPRTPVGAGVSGVNGATAIGGRAQLDRRKTESSR from the coding sequence GTGCGTGAATACCTGCTGACGCTCTGTGTCACGGCCGCGGTGACGTATCTGCTGACAGGGCCGGTACGTAAATTCGCGATCGTCGCCGGGGCCATGCCGGAGATCCGGGCCCGTGACGTGCACCGGGAACCCACTCCCCGGCTCGGCGGTATCGCCATGTTCTTCGGGCTGTGCGCGGGCCTGCTGGTCGCCGACCACCTCAAGAACCTCAACGAGGTCTTCGCCCGGTCGAACGAGCCCAGGGCGCTGCTGTCCGGGGCCGCGCTGATCTGGCTGATCGGTGTGCTGGACGACAAGTTCGAGATCGACGCCCTGATCAAGCTGGGTGGCCAGATGATCGCCGCGGGCGTCATGGTCATGCAGGGCCTGACGATCCTGTGGCTGCCCGTCCCGGGCATCGGCACGGTCTCGCTCACCCAGGGGCAGAGCACCCTGCTCACCGTGGCGCTGGTGGTCGTCACGATCAACGCGGTCAACTTCGTCGACGGCCTGGACGGTCTGGCCGCGGGCATGGTGTGCATCGCCGCTGCCGCGTTCTTCATGTACGCCTACCGGATCTGGTACGGCTACGGGCTGGAGCCCGCGGCTCCCGCGACCCTGTTCGCGGCCGTGCTGATGGGCATGTGCCTGGGCTTTCTGCCGCACAACATGCATCCGGCGCGGATCTTCATGGGCGACTCGGGGTCGATGCTGATCGGTCTGGTGCTGGCCGCCGGTGCCATCTCGATCACCGGGCAGCTGGACCCCGACTCGTTGAACCTCTTCTACGGTTCCGAGCGCGCCACGGTCCACCAGACCGTCCCCGTCTACATCCCCCTGCTGCTGCCGCTGACGATCATCGCGGTCCCGGCCGCCGACCTGGTCCTCGCCATCGTGCGCCGGACCTGGCGCGGACAGTCGCCGTTCGCCGCGGACCGGGGCCATCTGCACCACCGGCTCCTGGAGATCGGCCACTCGCACAGCAGGGCGGTGCTGATCATGTACTTCTGGTCGGCGCTGATCGCCTTCGGTGCTCTGGCGTACTCCGTCAACTCGGCGTCGCTGTGGATCGTGCTCGGCATCGTGGTGCTGAGCGCGGTGGGCCTGATCCTGCTTCTGTTGCCCCGGTTCACCCCGCGCGCCCCTCGCTGGGCCGAGGCCTTCGTCCCCCCGCGCTACCGCCGGCGGGCCGTGATCGAACCGGTGCCGGCCGCCGTCGCCGCGGAGGAGGACCGGCCGGAGCCCGGAGAGGAGCCGCGCACCCCGGTGGGCGCGGGTGTCTCAGGGGTCAATGGGGCCACGGCCATCGGCGGCCGTGCCCAGCTGGACCGGCGCAAGACCGAGTCGTCGCGCTGA
- the glyA gene encoding serine hydroxymethyltransferase — protein MAVTRTLEADVLRRQDPELAEIILGELDRQSTTLQLIAAENFTSPAVLAALGSPMANKYAEGYPGARYHGGCEIVDVAERLAVERAKALFGAEHANVQPHSGSSAVLAAYAALLRPGDTVLALGLSYGGHLTHGSPANFSGRWFDFVGYGVEADSGLIDHEQVRMLALAHRPKAIVCGSIAYPRHIDYAFFREVADEVGAYLIADAAHPIGLVAGGAAPNPVPYADIVCATTHKVLRGPRGGMILCGGELAERVDRAVFPFTQGGAQMHTIAAKAVAFGEAATAAYARYAHQVVTNARRLAAGLGSQGLVITTGGTDTHLLTLDPAPLGVDGRTARGRLAAAGVVLDTCALPHGDARGLRLGTAAATTQGMGEAEMAYIAELFASVLRDEVDGAQARARVREFTGGFPPYPDR, from the coding sequence ATGGCGGTCACCCGTACCCTCGAGGCCGATGTTCTGCGCCGGCAGGACCCCGAGCTGGCCGAGATCATCCTCGGGGAGCTCGACCGGCAGTCGACGACGCTCCAGCTCATCGCCGCCGAGAACTTCACCTCGCCCGCGGTGCTCGCCGCTCTCGGCTCCCCGATGGCCAACAAGTACGCCGAGGGGTATCCGGGCGCCCGGTACCACGGGGGATGCGAGATCGTCGATGTCGCCGAACGCCTCGCCGTGGAGCGGGCGAAGGCGCTGTTCGGGGCCGAGCACGCCAATGTGCAGCCCCACTCGGGATCGTCCGCCGTGCTCGCCGCGTACGCCGCCCTGCTCAGGCCCGGCGACACCGTGCTCGCCCTCGGGCTGTCCTACGGAGGCCACCTCACCCATGGCTCACCCGCCAACTTCTCCGGACGCTGGTTCGACTTCGTCGGCTACGGGGTCGAGGCGGACTCCGGGCTGATCGACCACGAGCAGGTGCGCATGCTCGCCCTGGCACACCGCCCCAAGGCCATCGTCTGCGGGTCCATCGCCTATCCGCGCCATATCGACTACGCCTTCTTCCGGGAGGTCGCCGACGAGGTGGGCGCCTATCTCATCGCCGACGCGGCCCATCCCATCGGACTGGTGGCCGGGGGAGCGGCGCCCAATCCGGTGCCGTACGCCGACATCGTGTGCGCCACCACGCACAAGGTGCTGCGCGGCCCGCGCGGCGGGATGATCCTGTGCGGCGGCGAACTGGCCGAGCGGGTGGACCGGGCGGTGTTCCCCTTCACCCAGGGCGGCGCCCAGATGCACACCATCGCCGCCAAGGCCGTCGCGTTCGGCGAGGCGGCGACGGCGGCCTACGCCCGCTATGCGCATCAGGTGGTGACCAACGCGCGGCGGCTGGCGGCGGGGCTGGGCTCCCAGGGGCTGGTGATCACCACCGGCGGCACCGACACCCATCTGCTGACCCTGGACCCGGCTCCGCTCGGGGTGGACGGCCGTACGGCCCGTGGGCGGCTCGCGGCGGCCGGGGTGGTCCTGGACACCTGTGCGCTGCCGCACGGCGACGCCCGCGGTCTGCGCCTGGGCACCGCCGCCGCGACCACACAGGGCATGGGAGAGGCCGAAATGGCGTACATCGCCGAGCTGTTCGCCTCGGTGCTGCGCGACGAGGTGGACGGCGCGCAGGCGCGTGCCCGGGTGCGCGAGTTCACCGGCGGTTTTCCGCCGTATCCGGACCGGTGA